A region of Lycium barbarum isolate Lr01 chromosome 3, ASM1917538v2, whole genome shotgun sequence DNA encodes the following proteins:
- the LOC132631848 gene encoding protein COFACTOR ASSEMBLY OF COMPLEX C SUBUNIT B CCB2, chloroplastic isoform X2 produces MSHTCLSLKSLTASVFPVKRYGNFIRPSEFRYRKARKSSVMRVYSRLDKSTEQQQVNLSVLRFTLGIPGLDESYLPRYIGYTFGSLLVLNHFLGSDSSAITAAQLRTEVLGVFLAVFSVIVPYLGKFLKGSVRVEERNLPEDAEQAFVISENISDTLKEDLAWGTYVLLRNTSTISVLFSLQDTICARGYWRAPKDVLKAQLYGWFEKQIQQSGLRDLKETLYFPQVSDSELWEMLPKGTRSLLLQPVIQAETSDSKQKWKNDGFVLVASSNSYAYNNKDRAWVGAVAKKFEGKCIHADL; encoded by the exons ATGAGCCACACGTGTCTATCGTTAAAGTCATTAACGGCGTCAGTGTTTCCCGTTAAAAGATACGGCAATTTCATTCGTCCGTCAGAATTCCGGTACCGGAAAGCCAGAAAATCATCGGTAATGAGAGTATATAGTCGTCTAGATAAGTCTACCGAACAGCAACAGGTTAATCTTTCCGTTCTTCGTTTCACTCTCG GGATACCTGGATTGGACGAATCTTATCTGCCGAGGTACATTGGCTACACATTTGGTTCGCTTTTGGTATTGAATCACTTTCTCGGTTCAGACTCATCAGCTATCACCGCAGCACAGCTC AGAACAGAAGTTTTAGGTGTTTTTCTGGCGGTGTTCTCTGTTATAGTTCCCTACCTCGGAAAGTTTCTTAAG GGCTCTGTTCGAGTAGAAGAAAGAAATCTTCCTGAAGATGCTGAGCAAGCCTTTGTCATCTCAGAGAACATATCAGATACTCTTAAGGAGGATTTGGCATGGGGAACCTATGTTTTGTTGCGTAACACAAGCACAATATCAGTG CTTTTCTCACTTCAAGATACAATTTGTGCTCGTGGCTACTGGAGAGCACCAAAAGATGTACTGAAAGCTCAGTTATATGGCTGGTTTGAGAAACAGATCCAGCAAAGTGGTCTTCGTGATTTGAAGGAGACACTTTATTTTCCCCAGGTCTCAG ACTCTGAACTGTGGGAGATGCTTCCAAAAGGAACTCGTTCTCTCCTTCTGCAACCGGTGATACAAGCTGAAACCTCAGATTCCAAACAGAAGTGGAAGAATGATGGTTTTGTGCTTGTGGCTTCCAGCAACAGTTATGCATACAACAATAAAGATAGAGCCTGGGTTGGAGCTGTCGCAAAGAAATTTGAAGGTAAGTGTATCCATGCAGATCTATAG
- the LOC132631848 gene encoding protein COFACTOR ASSEMBLY OF COMPLEX C SUBUNIT B CCB2, chloroplastic isoform X3 yields the protein MSHTCLSLKSLTASVFPVKRYGNFIRPSEFRYRKARKSSVMRVYSRLDKSTEQQQVNLSVLRFTLGIPGLDESYLPRYIGYTFGSLLVLNHFLGSDSSAITAAQLRTEVLGVFLAVFSVIVPYLGKFLKGSVRVEERNLPEDAEQAFVISENISDTLKEDLAWGTYVLLRNTSTISVLFSLQDTICARGYWRAPKDVLKAQLYGWFEKQIQQSGLRDLKETLYFPQVSDSELWEMLPKGTRSLLLQPVIQAETSDSKQKWKNDGFVLVASSNSYAYNNKDRAWVGAVAKKFEGYCK from the exons ATGAGCCACACGTGTCTATCGTTAAAGTCATTAACGGCGTCAGTGTTTCCCGTTAAAAGATACGGCAATTTCATTCGTCCGTCAGAATTCCGGTACCGGAAAGCCAGAAAATCATCGGTAATGAGAGTATATAGTCGTCTAGATAAGTCTACCGAACAGCAACAGGTTAATCTTTCCGTTCTTCGTTTCACTCTCG GGATACCTGGATTGGACGAATCTTATCTGCCGAGGTACATTGGCTACACATTTGGTTCGCTTTTGGTATTGAATCACTTTCTCGGTTCAGACTCATCAGCTATCACCGCAGCACAGCTC AGAACAGAAGTTTTAGGTGTTTTTCTGGCGGTGTTCTCTGTTATAGTTCCCTACCTCGGAAAGTTTCTTAAG GGCTCTGTTCGAGTAGAAGAAAGAAATCTTCCTGAAGATGCTGAGCAAGCCTTTGTCATCTCAGAGAACATATCAGATACTCTTAAGGAGGATTTGGCATGGGGAACCTATGTTTTGTTGCGTAACACAAGCACAATATCAGTG CTTTTCTCACTTCAAGATACAATTTGTGCTCGTGGCTACTGGAGAGCACCAAAAGATGTACTGAAAGCTCAGTTATATGGCTGGTTTGAGAAACAGATCCAGCAAAGTGGTCTTCGTGATTTGAAGGAGACACTTTATTTTCCCCAGGTCTCAG ACTCTGAACTGTGGGAGATGCTTCCAAAAGGAACTCGTTCTCTCCTTCTGCAACCGGTGATACAAGCTGAAACCTCAGATTCCAAACAGAAGTGGAAGAATGATGGTTTTGTGCTTGTGGCTTCCAGCAACAGTTATGCATACAACAATAAAGATAGAGCCTGGGTTGGAGCTGTCGCAAAGAAATTTGAAG GATATTGCAAATGA
- the LOC132631848 gene encoding protein COFACTOR ASSEMBLY OF COMPLEX C SUBUNIT B CCB2, chloroplastic isoform X1, producing MSHTCLSLKSLTASVFPVKRYGNFIRPSEFRYRKARKSSVMRVYSRLDKSTEQQQVNLSVLRFTLGIPGLDESYLPRYIGYTFGSLLVLNHFLGSDSSAITAAQLRTEVLGVFLAVFSVIVPYLGKFLKGSVRVEERNLPEDAEQAFVISENISDTLKEDLAWGTYVLLRNTSTISVLFSLQDTICARGYWRAPKDVLKAQLYGWFEKQIQQSGLRDLKETLYFPQVSDSELWEMLPKGTRSLLLQPVIQAETSDSKQKWKNDGFVLVASSNSYAYNNKDRAWVGAVAKKFEGAQGDRLDP from the exons ATGAGCCACACGTGTCTATCGTTAAAGTCATTAACGGCGTCAGTGTTTCCCGTTAAAAGATACGGCAATTTCATTCGTCCGTCAGAATTCCGGTACCGGAAAGCCAGAAAATCATCGGTAATGAGAGTATATAGTCGTCTAGATAAGTCTACCGAACAGCAACAGGTTAATCTTTCCGTTCTTCGTTTCACTCTCG GGATACCTGGATTGGACGAATCTTATCTGCCGAGGTACATTGGCTACACATTTGGTTCGCTTTTGGTATTGAATCACTTTCTCGGTTCAGACTCATCAGCTATCACCGCAGCACAGCTC AGAACAGAAGTTTTAGGTGTTTTTCTGGCGGTGTTCTCTGTTATAGTTCCCTACCTCGGAAAGTTTCTTAAG GGCTCTGTTCGAGTAGAAGAAAGAAATCTTCCTGAAGATGCTGAGCAAGCCTTTGTCATCTCAGAGAACATATCAGATACTCTTAAGGAGGATTTGGCATGGGGAACCTATGTTTTGTTGCGTAACACAAGCACAATATCAGTG CTTTTCTCACTTCAAGATACAATTTGTGCTCGTGGCTACTGGAGAGCACCAAAAGATGTACTGAAAGCTCAGTTATATGGCTGGTTTGAGAAACAGATCCAGCAAAGTGGTCTTCGTGATTTGAAGGAGACACTTTATTTTCCCCAGGTCTCAG ACTCTGAACTGTGGGAGATGCTTCCAAAAGGAACTCGTTCTCTCCTTCTGCAACCGGTGATACAAGCTGAAACCTCAGATTCCAAACAGAAGTGGAAGAATGATGGTTTTGTGCTTGTGGCTTCCAGCAACAGTTATGCATACAACAATAAAGATAGAGCCTGGGTTGGAGCTGTCGCAAAGAAATTTGAAG
- the LOC132631849 gene encoding dihydrodipicolinate reductase-like protein CRR1, chloroplastic: MAALSCQFQSTYFINYKKVIKTKSFICCSSSQNNVKVIVNGAAKEIGRAAVIAVTKARGMEVAGAVDSNFVGQDIGQVCDMEEPLEIPIINDLIMVLGSISQSKATGVVIDFTDPSTVYDNVKQATAFGMNSVVYVPRIKQDTIMALSMLCEKATTGCLVAPTLSIGSILLQQAAISASFHFNNVEIVESRANPLDFPTQDAVQIANNLSNLGQLYNRDDISTDTPARGQVLGEDGVRVHSLVLPGLPSSTTVYFSKPGEVYTLKHDITDVQCLMPGLILAIRKVVRLKNLVYGLEKFL; encoded by the exons ATGGCGGCCTTGAGCTGCCAATTTCAATCCACATACTTTATTAATTATAAGAAAGTGATAAAGACAAAGTCATTCATCTGTTGCTCATCATCTCAAAACAATGTGAAGGTAATCGTAAATGGAGCAGCAAAGGAAATAGGTAGAGCAGCCGTAATTGCTGTTACTAAAGCTAGAGGAATGGAAGTGGCTGGTGCTGTTGATTCTAATTTTGTTGGACAAGATATTGGGCAG GTTTGTGACATGGAAGAGCCTCTAGAGATACCGATAATAAACGACCTTATCATGGTCTTGGGTTCAATATCTCAG TCAAAGGCAACTGGGGTAGTCATTGATTTCACTGACCCTTCCACAGTTTATGACAATGTCAAACAG GCAACAGCATTTGGGATGAATAGTGTAGTTTACGTGCCCAGAATTAAGCAAGATACTATCATGGCTTTATCTATGTTATGCGAGAAGGCCACCACG GGTTGCTTGGTTGCACCAACTCTTTCAATAGGGTCTATACTTCTACAGCAAGCAGCAATTTCAGCTTCTTTTCACTTCAACAATGTTGAAATTGTTGAGTCTAGAGCTAATCCACTG GATTTTCCAACCCAGGATGCAGTACAAATTGCTAACAACCTTTCCAATTTGGGTCAGCTGTATAATAGAGATGATATTTCTACCGATACTCCA GCAAGGGGTCAAGTTCTTGGGGAAGATGGAGTACGTGTTCACAGCTTGGTTCTACCAGGGCTCCCGTCTAGTACAACAGTTTACTTCTCAAAGCCAGGAGAG GTTTACACACTAAAACATGATATCACAGACGTGCAATGTCTCATGCCAGGCTTGATTCTGGCCATTAGGAAAGTTGTTCGCCTCAAG AACCTGGTTTATGGCTTGGAGAAGTTTTTATAA